In Triplophysa rosa linkage group LG7, Trosa_1v2, whole genome shotgun sequence, the following proteins share a genomic window:
- the rab22a gene encoding ras-related protein Rab-22A has protein sequence MSLRELKVCLLGDTGVGKSSIVWRFVEDNFDPNINPTIGASFMTKTVQYQNELHKFLIWDTAGQERFRALAPMYYRGSAAAIIVYDITKEESFQTLKNWVKELRQHGPPNIVVAIAGNKCDLSDAREVSEKDAKDYADSIHAIFVETSAKNAININEVFIQISQRIPVLDGEGSSAVRGFKLRRQPAESTRERSCC, from the exons ATGTCGTTAAGAGAGTTGAAAGTATGCCTGCTTGGG GACACAGGGGTTGGAAAGTCAAGTATCGTGTGGAGGTTTGTGGAGGATAATTTTGACCCCAACATTAATCCCACGATTGG AGCATCATTTATGACCAAGACTGTGCAGTACCAAAATGAGCTTCACAAATTCCTCATCTGGGATACAGCCGGACAAGAAAGG TTTCGTGCCCTGGCTCCCATGTACTACAGAGGCTCTGCTGCGGCTATCATAGTGTATGACATCACTAAAGAG GAATCATTCCAGACTCTAAAGAACTGGGTGAAAGAACTTCGCCAGCACGGACCACCCAACATAGTGGTGGCTATTGCTGGCAACAAATGCGATCTCTCCGATGCCAG AGAGGTGTCGGAGAAAGACGCCAAGGACTACGCCGACTCTATTCACGCCATATTTGTTGAAACCAGTGCCAAAAATGCCATTAACATCAATGAGGTCTTTATTCAGATAA GTCAAAGAATCCCGGTTTTAGATGGCGAAGGTTCTTCTGCGGTCAGGGGCTTCAAACTACGTCGCCAACCAGCTGAGTCGACCAGAGAGCGTTCTTGCTGCTGA